The DNA region GCCTCGGCCGCGATCCCGGTGGCCTGCTCCATCTCGTCGTCGCCCCAGGCCTCGAGGACGAGCGCACGGTTGATCTGCACCATGCACCTGCTCGGGTCCGGGACCAGCTCGAGCGCGTGGTCGAGCTCGTCGAGCGCGTCCCACAGGTCCCCCTGCTGGTAGCGCGCCGTGCCGGTGTTGAACGGTGCCTTCCATCGCTCGACCAGGTTGGCGACGCCCACCGCCTCGAACGTCCGGGCGGCGGCGGCGTGGTCGCCGTCCTCGAAGCTCGCGATGCCGGAGGCGTTGAGACCGACCTTGACCGACAGGATCACCCCGAGCACGACAGCGGTCAGCCAGGCCGGGGACGTCCCCCACAGGAGCCAGGCACGCCGTCGACGACGCCGCTGCTGCTCGGCGGTCCGGTACGTCATGGCGCGCCCCCGTCCGGCGCCGCGCGGTCGTTCGGTGCGCTGCCGGTCGCCGCGTTGCCGGTCGCCGATCTCCGGGCCGCACGGCGTCGCACGGGAGTCCACGAGCCGGCGACCGACCAGGCCTCGGCGGCCAGCAGGGCCACCAGCACGAGGGCGATCGGCCAGGTCACCGCCGACCACAGGGTCTGCTCGCGCCGGCCGTCGGTGGCGATCTCCTCGGGGTCGAGCCCGGCGACGAGGGACGTGACCTCGTCCGGGCCGGTCCGGTGCACGTACGGCACGCCGAGCTGGTCCGCCACCGTGCGCAGCGTGTCCTCGTCGATCCGCGAGATGGCCTGCGGGGCGTCGGCGCCGTCGCCGTCGAGGATGTACGCCGCGTCCGGGTCGGGGTCGAGGGAGCCGTCGTAGGAGCGCATCGGGCCGCCCTGCGCCGTGCCGTAGCCGAGCACCGCGCCGCCGTCGACGAGCGGGTCGAGGGCCGCGAAGGAGGCCGGCTCGCCGGGCGTCGTCTGCTCGCCGTCGGACAGGAAGAACACCAGCCGCACGTGCGAGGGGTTGCGGTCGGCCGCGCCCTCGAGAGCGCTGGTGAGGGCCGCCAGTGGACGGTCGACGAGCGAGCCGGAGGAGTACGCGGTGATCTCCTGCTGGACCGTCTGGGTCCAGGCGCCGACGGCGCGACCGTCGGTGGTCAGCGGCAGCTGGCGGGTGGCCTGGCTGTCCCAGCCGATGATCGAGTAGCGGGCGCCGGGCACCGCGGCGACCAGGGCCGGCAGGTCGTGCCGCACACCGTCCAGGCGCGGGGTGCCCTGACCCCAGTCCTCGGCCGCCATCGAGCCGGTGCGGTCCACGACGAAGAAGATCTCGACGGCGACGCCCATCTCCTGGTCGGTGGTGGTCGGCACCGACGGCCCGAGACCCAGGCCGAGGGCGGCGAGCAGTGCTGCGGAGCGCAGCCACCACCGGCCGCGCAGGGGCGCCGACCTGCCGGGGCGCAGCGCCTCGCGGACCGCGAGGACGAGCGGCGGGCCCAGCAGCAGGAGCAGCCAGCCGGCACCGATCAGTGGACGGAGGGTCATTCGCGCGCCCTCCATCGCAGGGCGACGAGCCCGACGAGCCCGATGACGAGCAGGGCGAACCACGGCCCGGGCCGATCGATGAGCAGCACCTGGGGGTCGTCGTCGAGCGCGACGGCCTGCTGGGCCGTGACGTCGTCGATCACGGACCGGACGGCTGTCGGGTCCTCGGCGAACCAGGTCATCCCGCCCGACTCCTCGACGGCCGTGGTGAACTCGAGGTTCTGCGCCGAGCCGCGCAGCGACTCGTCACCGCCGTACAGGCCGTACAGCTGGACGTCACGGCCGCTGACCAGGTCGACCGCCTGCGGCAGGGTGTAGATCGGCTCGCCGAGGACGTCGTTGTCGGTGGCCAGGATGATCGACCGGGACCGGTCGGTGGCCTGCTCGTCGAAGAGCAGCGCACACGTCGCCAGGCCGTCGCCGATCAGCGAGGACTCGCCGACCACCCCCTCGGTGCCGCTGATGAACCCGAGGATCTCCTCCAGGCCGTCCCAGGTCAGCGGGTCCTCGGGGTCGAAGCCCTCGATGTCGAAGGACAGCGCACGCCGTGCCGTCTCGAGCTCCTCGAGGACGAGGGTGTAGTCGTCGGTGAGCGGGAAGACCGTGCGCGAGGTGGAGTTGAACACCGACAGGGCGATGCGCTCGCCCGAGAAGCTGTCGACCAGGTCGGCGAACGTCGCGGTGATCGCCGAGTCGAACGGGACCATCGAGCCGGACACGTCGAGGCACAGCACGATGTCGCGGGTCCCGAGCCGTTCGGTGACGACCTCGCGCTGCACCGGCCGGGCCGCGAGCACCCCGGCCCCGACGACCGCGAGGACCAGGGCGACGACCCCCGCCACCCGGACCAGCTGGTACCTGCGCATCGCACGCTGCACCTGCGGGAGCTGCTCGAGGTACTCGGTGTGCGCGACCCAGCGCGCATCGCCGGACGGTTCGCCACGCCGGCGCCAGGCGACCGCCGCCACACCTGCGACGACGACCAGGCAACCGCCCAGCAGCCACGGCCACACCAGGCTCACCACTGGCTGATCACCCGCCGGGCGCCCTGGAGGGCGTTCTCGGTCGACGCGCCGACCGTCCCGAACCGGGCGAACGACGGCCGGTAGTAGCTCTCGATCAGCGTCGCGAGCCGCTTGGCGCCGTCGATCCGCCGCAGCTCGCTGAGCGTCAGGACGCGCGCGTCGACCCCACGGCGGATGGTGGCGAAGTCCCGCACGACGGCGCTGAGCTCGAGGTGCACGCCTCGGGCATCGAGCTCGCCGGCGTCGAAGCGCCGCTCGACCTCGTCGACCCGTGCGAGGTAGAGCGGTCGCACCGTCGCGAACCGGTCTCCGTGGCGCGCGTGCACGGCCGGTGGTGGCGGCGGCGGACCCGGCTCGGCCCGGCGGCGCGTGGTGACCAGGACCGCCACGACCCAGCCGACCGCGAGGAGCAGGAGGGCGAGGCCGAGCGGGAGCACCCACCAGGCGAACGCCACCGGGCCGTTGAGCTCATCGACGGGCACGGCGGCTCCGCGTGAGCAGGTCGACCATGGCCGGGACGACGTCGTCGCTGCTGCGGACCACGACGTCGTGCACCCTCAGCCGGCGCAGCATCGCGGCGCGTTCGGCTGCCTGCTCGGCCC from Cellulomonas sp. KRMCY2 includes:
- a CDS encoding VWA domain-containing protein, whose amino-acid sequence is MTLRPLIGAGWLLLLLGPPLVLAVREALRPGRSAPLRGRWWLRSAALLAALGLGLGPSVPTTTDQEMGVAVEIFFVVDRTGSMAAEDWGQGTPRLDGVRHDLPALVAAVPGARYSIIGWDSQATRQLPLTTDGRAVGAWTQTVQQEITAYSSGSLVDRPLAALTSALEGAADRNPSHVRLVFFLSDGEQTTPGEPASFAALDPLVDGGAVLGYGTAQGGPMRSYDGSLDPDPDAAYILDGDGADAPQAISRIDEDTLRTVADQLGVPYVHRTGPDEVTSLVAGLDPEEIATDGRREQTLWSAVTWPIALVLVALLAAEAWSVAGSWTPVRRRAARRSATGNAATGSAPNDRAAPDGGAP
- a CDS encoding VWA domain-containing protein is translated as MSLVWPWLLGGCLVVVAGVAAVAWRRRGEPSGDARWVAHTEYLEQLPQVQRAMRRYQLVRVAGVVALVLAVVGAGVLAARPVQREVVTERLGTRDIVLCLDVSGSMVPFDSAITATFADLVDSFSGERIALSVFNSTSRTVFPLTDDYTLVLEELETARRALSFDIEGFDPEDPLTWDGLEEILGFISGTEGVVGESSLIGDGLATCALLFDEQATDRSRSIILATDNDVLGEPIYTLPQAVDLVSGRDVQLYGLYGGDESLRGSAQNLEFTTAVEESGGMTWFAEDPTAVRSVIDDVTAQQAVALDDDPQVLLIDRPGPWFALLVIGLVGLVALRWRARE